The genome window TGCCGTCGCCGGTGTAGATCGCCGGCAGCGGAGACGGGATCCAGCCGGACTCCAGGGTGTTGGAGGGGTACGCACGCGAACCGACCGCGAGCATGCCGAACTCGGCACCTGCCTCCAGGATGACGTCGCGGATGCGGTCGTAGTCGGCGTAGGGGCCCCAGATCTCCAGGCCCGGAGCGCCGGACATGCCGTGGCGCAGGGTCCGGACCTGAGTGCCGTCGATGTTCATCCAGGACATGTTGAAGAAGCCCAGCTGCTCCAGCGAGCCGCCGTGCAGCTTCTCGATGATCTCCCAGGCACGCGGGCCCTGGATCTGGAAGCGGTAGTACTCGCGGTGCACCGGCTTGCCCATGGGGCGGGACGGGGAGCGGCGATCCTCGACGATCTCGAGGTTCTTGTAGTCACCGCGCTGGGCCTGGAAGAGCATCCAGTTGGTGACGGGGGCGCGGCCCACGTACACGTACTCCTCCTCTTCCTGGCGGAACAGGATGCCGTCACCGATGACGTGGCCGGCCGGGGTGGTGGGCACGTACTGCTTGGCCTTGTTCACGGGGAACTTGGCCACGGAGTTGATGGCGGTGTCCGAGATCAGCTTGATGGCGTCCGGGCCGCGCAGGATCAGGTTGTCCATGTGGTGCGACTGATCGAACAGCACGGCGGACTCACGCCAGGCGCGCTGCTCCGAGCGCCAGTTGGAGAACTCCGGGGCTACGACGGGATAGATGTAGGCGCCGATCTGGGAATTGCGCAGGTGGTCAACCACGTTGCCGGACGCGTCCAGCACGTCCTGCAGGGACTTGGTGTTTGCAACGGTTTCGGTCATCGAAACGGTCCTTTCTGGGGTTACTGCCGGGGCGACCGCGCGGACGGGGGTGATCCGCACCACACGAGGTTCACTCCAGACAATATACCTATGACGATAGGTATGTCGAGACCCTTCTTCCGACGCGATCAATGCGCTCGGGCTACGCTCGGAGCATGAGCGAAGAACCGACCGACCGCACCGCCGCCCTGCCCACGATCGGCCTGGACGGCCCGATCGACCCGGCCACGGACGGTGTCAGCTTCCACACCCGCAAGTGGGTCAAGCCCGAGGACCTCAACGCCAACGGCACCCTCTTCGGCGGCTCGCTCCTGCGCTGGATCGACGAGCAGGCCGCGATCTACGCCATCATCCAGCTCGGCAACCACCGCAGCGTGACGAAGCTGATCTCCGAGATCAACTTCGTCTCCTCGGCCGAGCAGGGGGACATGATCGAGATGGGCCTGAAGGCCACGCACTTCGGCCGCACCTCCCTGACCATGCGCGCCGAGGTCCGCAACATGATCACCCGCCAGGTCATCCTCACCATCGAGAAGATCGTCTTCGTCTCCCTCGGCCCGGACGGCAAGCCCGTCCCGCACGGCTACACGGACATCACCTACCACCGGGACCGCCTGCCGGTGCAGAACCGCAGCTGATGCCGCACAGGACACCGACGCCCGGCGCCGGCCGCGGCCTGCGTAGCATGGCTCATCGGGCGGATCATCAGGAATCGCAAGCGACTTGATATCCTCATGAGGGTGACTGAGATTGAACGAGACCCGCGGGGCGCCCCGGCCACCGAGCGGCTGAACTACACGGCCTACCGGCTGAGCCGGGCCCTGGACCGGTTCACCGAGAACCTGGCCCTGGCTCACGGGGTCACGCTGTCACAGTTCCTGATCCTCCAGGTCCTGGGCGAGGGCTTGCCCCTCTCCAACGCCCAGCTGGGACGGCGCACCTTCGTCAGCGCGCAAGCCGCCCACCTCGTGGCGAACGAGTTGATCGACCTCGGCCTCGTGGAACGCGGCAACCACCCAACGAACAGGCGGGTGCGCCTGGTCAGGCTGACCGAGAGAGGCTGGGACCTGGTGCAACGCTGTGGGCAGGAGCTGCAACGCCACGAGCGCCGGCTCACCGCTGCCATGGGCGAGGACCTCGGCAACTCGATCGTCGACGTCCTGGACCACGCGGCCCGCGAGCTCGCCGGTGGATACTTCGGGGATGACGAGGCCGAGGCGGATGCCATCTCCCGCCGGCAGATCACCAGCCGTCCCCGGCATGTCCCCTCACGTCTGGCCGCGAACCGCCTGCGTTCCGCCGGCCGGGAGGCCCAGGCCGGACCCGCGGACTAGCCGCGTTCCGAGGGTGCCGTCCGGACCAGCACCAGCACCGTGCAGGCCAGTGCGCTCGCGGCGGCCACCGCCAGGGACACCCGCCCGGAACTGGCATCGATCAACCAGCCCATGAACACTGCGCCGAACGGCACCATCCCATAGCTGCCGAGGGTCATCCAGGACATCATGCGCCCGATGAACCGGGGGTCCACGGACTCCTGCGCCGCGGCGTTGACGATCCCCTGGTAATAGCCCACGCCCAGCCCCAGCAGCGGGGCGGCGCACAGAAAGAGCCCCAGGGTGGGGGCTGCCGCGTTCAGGGCCAGCACCACCCCGAACACCGCTGTCGCCGGAACCATCGCCCGGACGGAGACCTTGCGTTGCCGGGCCGCCAGGATCCCTCCCAGCACGGCACCCACGGCATTGAGCGTGTGCACTGCGCCAACAGCACTGGCGTCCCCGCCGTAACTCAGGTCCACTGTGGAGGTCAGCACCAGCCCGAAGTTCATGGCCAGCAGGGACACCACCACGTTCACCACCAGCAGGGTGTTCACGTCCCTGCCGCGCCGGAACGGGACCCGGCCGCGCGGGCGGGCGCCGCCGTCGTGCTGCTCCCGCTGGTGCAGCTCCGCCGGGCGGATCATCCACCGGGAGCAGAAGACCACCAGGTACGCGCCGGAGTTGATGAGGATGCACAGGGCCGCGCCGAGTCCCTGGAAGGCCAGGCCCGCGAGCGCCGGCCCGACGGAGCGGGCGGCCGCCAGGGCGATCGTGCTGATCGAGGCAGCACTGGACAGGCTCCCCGGGCCCACGAGTTCGAAGATGATCGCCTGCGCCGCGACGCGTTCGAAGGCCTGGACGGATCCGAGCACGCCGACCAGCCCGTAGACCAGCCATAAGTTCGGGTCCTCGGTCACCACCAGCGCCAGGGCGGCGGTGACCACGGCAGAGAGCAGCGAGGTCACCAGCAGCACGGTCCGCGCGGCCACCCGGTCCACCAGCCGGCCAGCGGCCAGCCCCAGCACGAAGATGGGCAGGAACTGCGCGATCGTGATGCCGCTCAGGGCCTGGGCACTGCCCGTGGCGTTGAGGACGACCAGCTGCAGCGCCAGGTTCTGGAACCAGACTCCCGTGTTGGAGATGACCTGGCCGATGAAGTACAGCGAGAAGTTCCGCTGCCGGAACGGTCCGGCCGGTCCCGAGCCCTCGTCCGCGCCGGGTTCATCCGGTTCAGACACGGTGCCGGATGAACTCGGCTATCCGCTCGGGGATCCGGGCGGCCGAGCTCGACCGCTGGTCCGCGTTGTTGG of Citricoccus sp. K5 contains these proteins:
- a CDS encoding aminomethyl transferase family protein, translated to MTETVANTKSLQDVLDASGNVVDHLRNSQIGAYIYPVVAPEFSNWRSEQRAWRESAVLFDQSHHMDNLILRGPDAIKLISDTAINSVAKFPVNKAKQYVPTTPAGHVIGDGILFRQEEEEYVYVGRAPVTNWMLFQAQRGDYKNLEIVEDRRSPSRPMGKPVHREYYRFQIQGPRAWEIIEKLHGGSLEQLGFFNMSWMNIDGTQVRTLRHGMSGAPGLEIWGPYADYDRIRDVILEAGAEFGMLAVGSRAYPSNTLESGWIPSPLPAIYTGDGMMAEYRQWLGADSYEANNAVAGSYVSDNIEDYYLNPWELGYGNFVKFDHDFIGREALEEIDPAAQRKKVTLAWDPEDIKRIQSSLYDTEGTPFKYFDLPLANYGSSNYDAVVDADGNVVGVSMFTGYSANEKRALSLATINADVPEGAELKVIWGEPDGGTKKTTVEPHVQTEVSATVSPVPFSAVARESYQGGWRTGYQG
- a CDS encoding acyl-CoA thioesterase, whose product is MSEEPTDRTAALPTIGLDGPIDPATDGVSFHTRKWVKPEDLNANGTLFGGSLLRWIDEQAAIYAIIQLGNHRSVTKLISEINFVSSAEQGDMIEMGLKATHFGRTSLTMRAEVRNMITRQVILTIEKIVFVSLGPDGKPVPHGYTDITYHRDRLPVQNRS
- a CDS encoding MarR family winged helix-turn-helix transcriptional regulator, whose protein sequence is MTEIERDPRGAPATERLNYTAYRLSRALDRFTENLALAHGVTLSQFLILQVLGEGLPLSNAQLGRRTFVSAQAAHLVANELIDLGLVERGNHPTNRRVRLVRLTERGWDLVQRCGQELQRHERRLTAAMGEDLGNSIVDVLDHAARELAGGYFGDDEAEADAISRRQITSRPRHVPSRLAANRLRSAGREAQAGPAD
- a CDS encoding MFS transporter, which gives rise to MSEPDEPGADEGSGPAGPFRQRNFSLYFIGQVISNTGVWFQNLALQLVVLNATGSAQALSGITIAQFLPIFVLGLAAGRLVDRVAARTVLLVTSLLSAVVTAALALVVTEDPNLWLVYGLVGVLGSVQAFERVAAQAIIFELVGPGSLSSAASISTIALAAARSVGPALAGLAFQGLGAALCILINSGAYLVVFCSRWMIRPAELHQREQHDGGARPRGRVPFRRGRDVNTLLVVNVVVSLLAMNFGLVLTSTVDLSYGGDASAVGAVHTLNAVGAVLGGILAARQRKVSVRAMVPATAVFGVVLALNAAAPTLGLFLCAAPLLGLGVGYYQGIVNAAAQESVDPRFIGRMMSWMTLGSYGMVPFGAVFMGWLIDASSGRVSLAVAAASALACTVLVLVRTAPSERG